Within the Candidatus Babeliaceae bacterium genome, the region TTGTATGGTCAACTAATTATATTTTGATTAACACCTATGTCATGCCCTATTTTGGACTCAATCCTGAATATGGCTCTTTTATTTGGGTTGGCACCATCGTTACTATGGCTTTTTTTGAATCTATTTATGGCGCCAGTGATTTGGTTAATGATTTTGAAAATGATAAAGTTATCGAATATTCATTAGTTTTACCCATCTCTGCCCCACTCGTTTTCATAAAAACAGCGCTCAGTATTTCGCTTGACGCAGCAGTCTTAAGTATATTTCTTGTACCATTGGGAAAAATTTTATTAATGGACAGACTTGCATTACATAATTTTAGTATTATTAAATTTATTATTATCTTTATGAGCATGAATTTATTTTTTGGCTTCTTTGCATTGTGGATAGCAAGCTGGGCAAAAAATGGAAAAAACTTTTCTTATGTTTATAGACGCGTTGTCAATCCCATTTGGATTTTCGGCGGTTATCAATTTACGTGGCTGGTTTTATACAAAGCGTTTCCGCAATGGGGGCTGCTCTTATTATGCAATCCTCTCACGTATGCGTTTGAAGGCTTGCGCTCGGCAATTTTAGGACCTGTTGGCTATATCAACTTTTGGGCCTGCGTCGGCGCATTGTGGCTATTCACCATTATTTTTGCTTACTGGTCA harbors:
- a CDS encoding ABC transporter permease produces the protein MNSYDTLHIFKWLLWRNIIILRQNLLDKLIDAFVWSTNYILINTYVMPYFGLNPEYGSFIWVGTIVTMAFFESIYGASDLVNDFENDKVIEYSLVLPISAPLVFIKTALSISLDAAVLSIFLVPLGKILLMDRLALHNFSIIKFIIIFMSMNLFFGFFALWIASWAKNGKNFSYVYRRVVNPIWIFGGYQFTWLVLYKAFPQWGLLLLCNPLTYAFEGLRSAILGPVGYINFWACVGALWLFTIIFAYWSLRWMKQRLDYI